The sequence below is a genomic window from Paenibacillus urinalis.
GATCCAAGGCATGCAGTTTACATCAACGCCTTCGTAAGCTTTCTCCAGACCGAGCATCTTCAGACGGCGGTTGGCCATGTATTTGATATAGTCAGACAGCTCTTCAAGATCGATGCCGCGGACTTCTTTTAGTGTGTAGTAGGCCCAGTTAGTTTCCAGCTGTACAGCACGATCAATAGTGTCGTAGGCATACTGAATGTTCTCAGGCGTGTTCAGCTCAGGGAAGTCTGCAAGCAGCTGCTTGAATACCTCTGCGAAGAAGTAGCAGTGCTGATTTTCATCCCGTTGGATATATGAGATCATCTGGCTAGTGCCGATCATCTTTTGGTCTCGAGCCAGGTTATAGAAGAATGCAAATGTACTGTAGAAGAAGATACCTTCAAGGATCAGGTCAGCCACCATGGCCTTGAAGAAGGTTTGTGGCGTCTGCTCATCACGGAACTCTTGGTAGATTTCTGAGATAAATGTATTGCGCTCCAACAGAACCGGATCATGCTTCCAATATTCAAAGATTTCTCGCTGCTCCTGCTCAGAAACCAAGGACGACAGTACATAGGAGTAGGACTGATTATGAACAACTTCCTGCTGTCCGATAATGGCCGAGATTGCTTCTAGTGAAGAGTCCGTAAAGTAACGCTTTACATCGCCGACAAACATGGTCTGCATGGAATCCAAGACTGCCAAGAGGCCGATATTGATCTTGAATGTACGCTGCTCTTCTGCATCCAGAAGCGGGAATTGCTGAGCATCCTTA
It includes:
- a CDS encoding ribonucleotide-diphosphate reductase subunit beta, whose translation is MKMQKIFNTEAPNKSTRIIEGENSGILNWNDIRMPHMYKLYKVLLLNHWIADEIPMSKDAQQFPLLDAEEQRTFKINIGLLAVLDSMQTMFVGDVKRYFTDSSLEAISAIIGQQEVVHNQSYSYVLSSLVSEQEQREIFEYWKHDPVLLERNTFISEIYQEFRDEQTPQTFFKAMVADLILEGIFFYSTFAFFYNLARDQKMIGTSQMISYIQRDENQHCYFFAEVFKQLLADFPELNTPENIQYAYDTIDRAVQLETNWAYYTLKEVRGIDLEELSDYIKYMANRRLKMLGLEKAYEGVDVNCMPWIKPFSDEALNATKSDFFETKSRNYGKTSDDNGFDDL